A region of the Pantoea alfalfae genome:
TGGTGTGCCACGCCGCCTTGTCGGTGACGGTGTGATAAGGCGGACGTTTCAGCTCATAAGCCATGGTCATGGCGTCAAGCATGCTCCATAAAATATCGAGCTTAAACTGCAAAATTTCCAGCATCCGGTTCTGCGTTTCGGCGGTGGTGAAGTACTCCAGCGCCAGTGCCAGGCCATGCTCCACATCGCGGTTCGCCTGACCCAGGCGGCTGCGGAAGTAGAAGTAGCCCTCTTCTTTGATCCACGGATAGTGCTGCGGCCAGCTGTCGAGTCGTGACTGGTGGATCTGCGGGGCGAACAGCTCGGTAAGTGAACTGCAGGCCGCCTCCTGCCAGTTAGCGCGGCGGGCGAAGTTAATATAGGCATCGACCGCAAAGCGTACGCCCGGCAGCACATGTTGCTCAGACAATAATTCTTCGCGCGTCAACCCGACCGCCTCGCCCAGCCGCAGCCAGGCCTCAATGCCGCCCTCTTCGCCGTTACTGCCGTCGTGGTCAAGGATGCGCTGCACCCATTTACGGCGGGTAGCCGGATCGGGGCAATTCGCCATGATCGCCGCATCTTTCAGCGGAATAGTGGTCTGGTAATAGAAGCGGTTCGCCACCCAGCCCTGAATCTGCTCGCGCGTGGCCTGACCGTTATGCATCGCGATGTGATACGGGTGATGAATATGGTAGAAAGCGCCTTTGTCGCGCAGGGCCTGTTCAAAAGCCTGCGGCGACAGCGTGTCAGTAATCTGCATGATTTAGCCCTGAAGGTGGATCGCCATTCCGTCCCAGCTCACCTCTATTCCCTGCTCCGTCAGAAACTGACGCTGGGGTGACTGCTCATTAAGGATCGGATTAGTGTTGTTAATGTGGATCAGAATTTTACGTTTTGCCGGCAGCGACGCCAGCAGCGCCATCAGCCCTTGTTCTTCCGCCAGCGCCAGATGCCCCATCGCCTTGCCG
Encoded here:
- the pqqC gene encoding pyrroloquinoline-quinone synthase PqqC translates to MQITDTLSPQAFEQALRDKGAFYHIHHPYHIAMHNGQATREQIQGWVANRFYYQTTIPLKDAAIMANCPDPATRRKWVQRILDHDGSNGEEGGIEAWLRLGEAVGLTREELLSEQHVLPGVRFAVDAYINFARRANWQEAACSSLTELFAPQIHQSRLDSWPQHYPWIKEEGYFYFRSRLGQANRDVEHGLALALEYFTTAETQNRMLEILQFKLDILWSMLDAMTMAYELKRPPYHTVTDKAAWHTTRLV